The following coding sequences lie in one Opisthocomus hoazin isolate bOpiHoa1 chromosome 7, bOpiHoa1.hap1, whole genome shotgun sequence genomic window:
- the RAPSN gene encoding 43 kDa receptor-associated protein of the synapse, with product MGQDQTKQQTEKGLHLYQSNQTEKALRVWMRVLEKSADPAGRFRVLGCLITAHAEMGRYKDMLKFAVVQIDTARELEDPDYLTESYLNLARSNEKLCEFQKTISYCKTCLNMQGTTVSPQLNGQVSLSMGNAFLGLSIFQKALECFEKALRYAHNNDDKMLECRVCCSLGNFYAQIKDYEKALFFPCKAAELVNDYGKGWSLKYRAMSQYHMAVAYRKLGRLADAMDCCEESMKIALQHGDRPLQALCLLCFADIHRSRKDVQTAFPRYDSSMSIMTEIGNRLGLIQVLLGVTKCWMIQKELDKALESIEKAQELAEGLGNKLGLLKLHCLCERIYRTKGQQRELRDHVVKFHECVEEMELYCGMCGESIGEKNNQLQALPCSHFFHLKCLQTNGTRGCPNCRRSSVKPGYV from the exons ATGGGTCAGGACCAGACAAAGCAACAGACAGAGAAAGGACTCCATCTTTACCAGTCTAATCAGACCGAAAAGGCCCTGCGAGTCTGGATGAGGGTTTTGGAGAAGTCTGCGGATCCTGCTGGCAGGTTTCGGGTTTTGGGTTGCCTCATCACTGCTCATGCAGAGATGGGCAGGTACAAAGATATGCTGAAG TTTGCAGTGGTACAGATTGACACAGCACGGGAGCTGGAAGACCCAGATTACCTTACAGAGAGCTACCTAAACCTGGCTCGCAGCAACGAGAAACTCTGTGAATTCCAGAAAACAATCTCGTACTGTAAGACATGCCTGAACATGCAGGGCACCACTGTGAGCCCGCAGCTGAACGGCCAGGTGAGCCTCAGCATGGGCAATGCCTTCCTGGGCCTCAGCATTTTCCAGAAGGCTTTGGAGTGCTTTGAGAAAGCCTTGCGCTACGCACACAACAACGATGACAAGATGCTGGAGTGTCGAGTCTGCTGCAGCCTCGGGAACTTCTACGCCCAGATAAAG GACTACGAGAAAGCCTTGTTCTTCCCATGTAAAGCGGCTGAGCTGGTGAATGATTATGGAAAGGGCTGGAGCTTGAAGTACCGTGCAATGAGCCAGTATCACATGGCAGTGGCCTATCGGAAGCTGGGGCGCTTGGCGGATGCTATGGACTGCTGTGAG GAGTCCATGAAGATTGCCCTGCAGCATGGTGACCGGCCTCTGCAAGCTCTGtgtctgctgtgctttgcagataTCCATCGCAGTCGCAAAGATGTGCAG ACAGCCTTTCCTCGGTATGATTCCTCCATGAGCATCATGACAGAGATTGGAAACCGCCTGGGCCTGATCCAGGTGCTGCTAGGAGTGACTAAGTGCTGGATGATCCAGAAGGAGCTGGACAAG GCTCTGGAGAGCATTGAAAAGGCAcaggagctggcagaggggctAGGGAACAAG CTTGGCCTGCTGAAGCTCCACTGCCTGTGTGAAAGGATCTATCGCACAAAAGGGCAGCAGCGAGAATTGCGTGACCACGTAGTGAAGTTCCATGAGTGCGTGGAGGAGATGGAGCTGTACTGTGGCATGTGCGGAGAGTCCATTGGGGAGAAGAACAACCAGCTCCAGGCGCTGCCTTGCTCCCACTTCTTCCACTTAAA GTGCCTCCAGACCAACGGGACCCGGGGCTGCCCCAACTGCCGCCGCTCGTCCGTGAAGCCCGGCTACGTCTGA